One part of the Thermodesulfovibrionales bacterium genome encodes these proteins:
- the selA gene encoding L-seryl-tRNA(Sec) selenium transferase, which yields MTGRQELLANLPSVDEVLRSPSGAEWLETHPRRYVLQAIREVLDLRRREILEGLTAETSLQGMVPDIETKVKSLTAYSLRSVINATGIVIHTNLGRSVLSDRVMEHVKNVAVGYSNLEYDLAAGRRGKRYAHIRRLLREITGAEDGFAVNNNAAAVLLCLSTLARGREVIVSRGELVEIGGSFRIPDVMASSGAMLREVGTTNKTHLHDYEKTVTDATALVLKVHQSNYRIIGFTEDVPIERLVAFGRGRGLPVMYDLGSGCLIDLRPHGIHSEPTVQEIVKSGADLVTFSGDKLLGGPQSGVIVGRRELIERIQRNPLTRAVRIDKLTLAALEATLMEYTDEERAREYIPTLKMILEDPEEIKGRAKKIAALLRRTIRGAVIDILEDSSQAGGGSLPEKGFKTYVVSLRSEHIPVHEMEERLRNGEPPVIARIKEGSLIIDPRTVGNGEVPALVMRVREALG from the coding sequence ATGACCGGTAGGCAGGAGCTCTTGGCAAATCTCCCCTCTGTTGACGAGGTCCTCAGGAGCCCGTCCGGGGCGGAGTGGCTGGAAACCCATCCGCGAAGGTATGTACTTCAGGCGATCAGGGAGGTGCTCGACCTGAGGAGGAGGGAGATCCTCGAAGGCCTGACCGCGGAGACTTCCCTTCAAGGCATGGTGCCGGACATCGAGACGAAGGTGAAAAGCCTGACCGCGTACAGCCTCAGATCCGTCATCAATGCGACGGGAATAGTCATCCATACGAACCTCGGCCGGTCCGTTCTCTCCGATCGGGTCATGGAACATGTAAAGAACGTGGCTGTCGGCTATTCGAACCTCGAATACGATCTCGCGGCCGGGAGGAGGGGCAAGCGATACGCCCACATCAGGAGACTCCTGAGGGAGATTACCGGCGCCGAAGACGGCTTTGCCGTGAACAACAACGCCGCAGCGGTCCTCCTCTGTCTGAGCACCCTTGCCAGGGGGAGAGAGGTGATCGTCTCCCGCGGCGAATTAGTCGAGATAGGAGGTTCTTTCAGGATCCCCGATGTGATGGCATCGAGCGGGGCGATGCTGAGAGAAGTCGGAACGACGAATAAGACCCATCTCCACGACTACGAGAAGACGGTGACGGACGCTACGGCCCTCGTCCTCAAGGTCCATCAGTCGAATTACCGGATCATCGGATTTACGGAGGACGTACCGATAGAGAGGCTCGTCGCCTTCGGCCGCGGCCGCGGACTGCCCGTCATGTATGACCTTGGCAGCGGTTGTCTCATAGACCTCAGACCCCACGGGATACATTCGGAACCAACGGTCCAGGAGATCGTGAAGAGCGGGGCGGATCTCGTCACCTTCAGCGGAGACAAACTCCTCGGCGGGCCTCAGTCCGGGGTGATCGTCGGCAGGCGGGAGCTCATCGAACGGATACAGAGGAATCCCCTCACGAGAGCGGTGAGGATCGATAAACTCACCCTTGCCGCACTTGAGGCTACCCTCATGGAGTATACCGATGAGGAGCGCGCGCGAGAGTACATACCGACGCTGAAGATGATCCTCGAAGACCCCGAGGAGATAAAGGGGAGGGCGAAGAAGATCGCCGCACTCCTCAGGCGGACGATCAGAGGCGCGGTCATAGATATCCTTGAAGATTCATCCCAGGCAGGCGGGGGCTCTTTACCGGAAAAGGGGTTCAAGACCTACGTGGTCTCGCTCAGGTCCGAACATATCCCGGTTCATGAAATGGAAGAGAGGCTGCGAAACGGCGAGCCTCCCGTCATCGCGAGGATCAAAGAGGGCTCGCTCATCATCGACCCGAGAACCGTGGGGAACGGAGAGGTCCCGGCTCTCGTTATGAGGGTACGGGAGGCCTTAGGGTGA
- a CDS encoding PaaI family thioesterase: MKDIEKFIANDLLARHLGIEVVEYSEGRARAKMEIASHHLNSAGILHGGATFALADTVFAVASNSHGTLAVAINASVSFFKAVRSGVIFAEAEEVSINPKLATYLIKVQDEKGDVISLFQGTVYRKKERLSDLPGM; encoded by the coding sequence ATGAAGGATATAGAAAAGTTTATCGCGAATGATCTGCTTGCGCGACATCTCGGTATAGAGGTAGTCGAGTACTCGGAAGGGAGGGCGCGCGCAAAGATGGAGATCGCCTCTCACCATCTCAATAGCGCGGGGATCCTACATGGCGGTGCTACGTTTGCCCTCGCGGACACCGTCTTTGCCGTCGCTTCAAACTCTCATGGAACGCTCGCGGTCGCTATCAACGCGAGCGTGTCTTTTTTCAAGGCGGTGAGAAGCGGCGTAATATTCGCGGAAGCCGAGGAAGTCTCGATAAATCCGAAGCTCGCGACGTACCTCATCAAGGTGCAGGACGAGAAAGGCGATGTCATTTCCCTCTTTCAGGGGACCGTCTACAGAAAGAAGGAGCGGCTGAGCGACCTGCCCGGAATGTAA
- the selB gene encoding selenocysteine-specific translation elongation factor: MRYVILGTAGHIDHGKSSLVKALTGIDPDRLKEEKERGITIDLGFADLTYPDGLTVGIVDVPGHERLVRNMLAGAGGIDLVLLVIAADEGIMPQSREHLAICNLLKIKSGLIAITKADLVEKDWLDLVADEVRDFVKGTFLDGAEVIPVSSRTGINLDLLRERIHHAALTVEPKPVKEISRLPIDRVFTMKGFGTVVTGTLFSGTLSVDEPVEILPSGLTSKVRGLHSHGKAMTSVYAGQRVAINLQGVDKDALKRGDVVVTPKKVSPTRLIDARIELLPDSPAVKSKGLVHLHMATSETIARVVLYDQEELKPGDSSYCQLRLDEPVVTFSGDRFVVRRFSPVITIGGGTVLDPSPARRRRKEGTEDLEVIERGSLADKIAMKVKKSGLKGADAATIIGWIKAEIPAIEGAISLLKKESVLVKLDSKLFHRIIYNALSEKITGALSEFHKANPLSPGMPKEELRAQARVNQDIWSSLLASLETIALDKDVVRLRNFRVASSDADVSSQKVLRILEKDRFQPSDKEELAAALSLSPKVVADVLKLLSTEGKLVRIHDSLYLPATLYAEMLSLLKAFFSKQPTMTIAEFRDILGTTRKYALPFLEYLDSHKITLRVGDVRKLLLK; encoded by the coding sequence ATGCGTTACGTGATACTCGGCACCGCAGGACACATCGATCATGGAAAGAGCTCCCTCGTGAAGGCGCTCACCGGCATCGACCCTGACCGCCTGAAAGAGGAAAAGGAGCGGGGGATCACGATCGACCTCGGATTTGCCGACCTCACCTACCCCGACGGCCTTACCGTCGGGATCGTTGACGTGCCCGGACACGAGAGACTGGTGAGGAACATGCTTGCCGGCGCAGGAGGAATCGACCTCGTGCTCCTCGTCATCGCCGCCGACGAAGGGATCATGCCCCAGAGCCGTGAACACCTCGCCATCTGCAACCTCCTGAAAATCAAATCGGGTCTCATCGCGATCACGAAGGCGGACCTAGTGGAAAAGGACTGGCTCGACCTCGTTGCCGACGAGGTGAGGGATTTTGTGAAGGGCACATTCCTTGACGGAGCGGAGGTCATCCCGGTATCATCGAGAACCGGTATTAACCTCGACCTCCTCAGGGAGAGGATCCATCATGCCGCCCTCACCGTAGAGCCGAAACCGGTGAAAGAGATCTCCCGGCTTCCGATAGACAGGGTCTTCACGATGAAGGGTTTCGGTACGGTCGTGACAGGGACCCTCTTTTCGGGGACCCTTTCCGTTGACGAACCGGTTGAGATACTCCCCTCGGGCCTGACGAGCAAGGTGAGGGGTCTTCATAGCCACGGGAAAGCGATGACGAGCGTTTACGCGGGCCAGCGTGTGGCGATAAACCTCCAGGGCGTAGACAAGGACGCCTTAAAGCGCGGAGACGTTGTCGTCACCCCGAAAAAAGTCAGCCCGACGAGGCTTATCGACGCGCGCATCGAGCTCCTACCGGATTCCCCGGCGGTGAAGAGCAAGGGTCTTGTCCACCTCCATATGGCGACGTCCGAAACGATCGCGCGGGTGGTCCTCTACGACCAGGAGGAGCTGAAACCGGGGGACTCCTCTTACTGCCAGCTCCGCCTCGACGAGCCGGTCGTCACTTTTTCGGGCGACAGGTTTGTTGTCCGGCGTTTTTCCCCGGTCATTACCATAGGAGGCGGAACGGTACTCGATCCTTCCCCGGCAAGGAGAAGAAGGAAGGAAGGGACGGAGGACCTTGAAGTCATCGAGCGCGGGTCCCTCGCCGATAAGATAGCGATGAAGGTAAAGAAGTCGGGGCTCAAGGGTGCCGATGCCGCGACGATCATCGGCTGGATAAAGGCGGAGATACCCGCCATCGAGGGTGCGATAAGCCTCCTGAAAAAGGAGTCGGTACTCGTGAAGCTCGACAGCAAGCTCTTCCATCGCATCATCTATAATGCCCTCTCGGAGAAGATCACCGGCGCACTCTCGGAGTTCCATAAGGCAAATCCCCTCAGTCCCGGGATGCCGAAGGAGGAGCTGCGGGCCCAGGCGAGGGTGAACCAGGATATCTGGAGCAGTCTGCTCGCCTCTCTCGAGACAATAGCCCTCGATAAGGATGTCGTGCGTCTCAGGAACTTCAGGGTTGCATCTTCCGATGCCGATGTCTCATCTCAGAAAGTTCTCAGGATTCTCGAAAAGGACCGTTTCCAGCCATCGGACAAGGAGGAACTGGCAGCGGCCCTTTCCCTTTCCCCGAAGGTGGTTGCCGACGTCCTGAAATTGCTGAGCACGGAAGGAAAACTCGTAAGGATCCATGACTCACTCTATCTCCCGGCGACGCTCTATGCAGAGATGCTCTCGCTGCTCAAGGCATTCTTTTCGAAACAGCCGACGATGACGATCGCGGAATTCAGAGACATCCTCGGCACCACGCGAAAGTACGCCCTGCCTTTCCTTGAATACCTGGACTCTCACAAGATTACTCTCCGGGTGGGGGACGTGAGAAAGCTTCTCCTGAAGTAG
- the miaA gene encoding tRNA (adenosine(37)-N6)-dimethylallyltransferase MiaA, whose amino-acid sequence MATPRVGFMNSRSVIILLGPTCVGKTGASILLARSLDTEIISADSMQVYRHMDIGTAKPDRRERALVRHHMIDIVEPSESFSAGRYVEAVKGIIDSLHVKKRIPVVVGGTGLYIKAMTRGIFGGPSADWNLREELLSREEKKRGSLYAHLKEIDPAAASKIMPSDMRRIIRALEVCLTARAKISEIREKGTMPLPYDFIKVGLTRERGELYGLIEERVDAMLGRGLVGEVRNLLAMNPGKTALQAIGYKEIGAYLRGEYSLDETVGLIKKRTRNYAKRQVTWFRTEEGIRWIDVTGLSTSEEIFRAIAILLKIL is encoded by the coding sequence ATGGCAACTCCTCGAGTCGGATTCATGAACAGCCGCTCTGTCATCATCCTGCTCGGGCCGACCTGCGTCGGGAAGACAGGCGCATCGATCCTCCTCGCCCGGTCCCTCGATACCGAGATAATCAGCGCCGACTCGATGCAGGTCTACCGCCACATGGACATCGGCACGGCCAAGCCTGACCGCCGGGAAAGGGCGCTCGTCCGGCACCACATGATAGATATCGTCGAGCCTTCGGAATCTTTCAGCGCGGGCAGGTATGTCGAGGCGGTCAAGGGGATCATAGACAGCCTTCATGTCAAAAAAAGGATTCCCGTCGTAGTCGGCGGCACCGGTCTCTACATAAAGGCGATGACCCGGGGTATCTTCGGGGGGCCCTCTGCGGACTGGAATCTCCGGGAGGAGCTCCTTTCCCGGGAAGAAAAGAAGAGAGGCTCCCTCTACGCTCATCTTAAGGAAATCGACCCAGCCGCGGCATCGAAAATCATGCCCTCGGATATGAGGAGAATCATCAGGGCCCTGGAGGTCTGTCTCACGGCGCGGGCGAAGATCTCGGAGATCCGGGAAAAAGGCACGATGCCGCTTCCCTATGACTTCATCAAGGTAGGGTTAACGCGGGAAAGGGGAGAGCTCTATGGCCTGATTGAAGAGAGGGTGGATGCGATGCTCGGCCGGGGGCTCGTCGGGGAGGTGAGAAACCTCCTCGCGATGAACCCAGGAAAGACCGCTTTGCAGGCGATAGGGTACAAGGAGATAGGCGCGTATCTCCGCGGTGAATATTCCCTCGATGAAACTGTCGGCCTCATCAAGAAGAGGACGAGGAATTACGCAAAGCGCCAGGTTACCTGGTTCAGGACTGAAGAGGGCATCAGGTGGATCGACGTGACCGGGCTTTCGACCTCGGAAGAGATCTTCCGGGCTATTGCAATATTGCTGAAAATACTTTAA
- a CDS encoding NUDIX hydrolase yields MARENPLPTVDIIIELDGGVLLIRRKNPPLGWALPGGFVDCGESLEAAALREAKEETGLDIELLRQFHTYSDPERDRRHHTITTVYIAKAGGKPRAGDDAVEARVFRRDSLPDPIVFDHRKILEDYYLRRY; encoded by the coding sequence ATGGCCCGGGAAAACCCCCTTCCGACCGTCGACATCATCATAGAGTTGGATGGCGGCGTTCTTCTGATACGAAGGAAAAATCCTCCCCTCGGCTGGGCGCTCCCCGGCGGTTTTGTCGATTGTGGCGAAAGCCTCGAGGCAGCTGCCCTGCGGGAAGCGAAGGAAGAGACGGGTCTGGATATAGAACTCCTCCGTCAGTTCCATACCTACTCCGACCCGGAGAGGGACAGGAGGCACCATACGATTACTACGGTATACATCGCGAAGGCCGGTGGGAAGCCCCGGGCCGGTGATGACGCGGTCGAGGCGAGGGTCTTCAGGCGGGACAGCCTGCCTGATCCGATAGTCTTTGACCACAGGAAGATACTCGAAGATTATTACCTGAGGAGGTATTAG
- a CDS encoding SurA N-terminal domain-containing protein: protein MLKAMRKHAKFFYVLFFIVILSFIFWGVGTVDKSTSVPVASVEKEKISLEDYWKAYDQTRQMYRELLKEKFTEETEKQMNLKQRVLDSLIDEKVLLLAAKKEGIKVRDAELQDAIMNDPLFMRDGRFNRDIYERTLQLNRMTPEIYEPMKRRELLLTKMRRLIGESVDVTDLDTKQAPPAAQQSLVFEMRENAVRSYIDGMKKQMKITVNQQLIS, encoded by the coding sequence ATGCTCAAGGCGATGCGTAAACACGCAAAATTTTTCTACGTACTCTTCTTTATCGTGATCCTTTCCTTCATCTTCTGGGGCGTCGGAACAGTCGATAAATCTACGAGCGTTCCCGTAGCCTCCGTGGAAAAAGAGAAGATCAGTCTCGAGGATTACTGGAAGGCCTACGACCAGACGAGGCAGATGTACCGTGAACTCCTCAAGGAGAAGTTCACCGAGGAGACGGAAAAACAGATGAACCTGAAACAGAGGGTCCTCGATTCCCTCATCGACGAGAAGGTGCTTCTCCTCGCCGCAAAAAAGGAAGGCATCAAGGTGAGAGATGCGGAGTTGCAGGACGCCATCATGAACGACCCGCTCTTCATGCGGGACGGCAGATTCAACAGAGACATCTATGAAAGGACGCTCCAGCTGAACAGGATGACCCCCGAAATCTACGAGCCGATGAAGCGGAGGGAATTGCTCCTCACGAAGATGCGGCGTCTCATCGGAGAATCCGTGGACGTGACTGACCTAGACACGAAACAGGCGCCCCCGGCCGCCCAGCAGTCGCTTGTCTTTGAAATGAGGGAAAATGCGGTGCGGTCTTACATCGACGGCATGAAGAAGCAGATGAAGATCACGGTGAATCAGCAGCTCATCAGTTAA
- a CDS encoding DUF1499 domain-containing protein: MQEKSKPSVVAIAGFLVALMAGLAALLAGPCTSFGLWNFRTGITVLKWAAYGGAAGAVLSLIGLMASLRIVILRGFFWALIGVVIGSLLMGIMLHWKEAAEVLPRIHDVTTDTKNPPEFVQILRLRKSDENSPVYEGGEVAARQRKAYPEIVPLNLPLPPDQAFEKALATARNLGWQIIDADENAGRIEAVATTLIFGFKDDIVIRVRPRDSGSLIDIRSESRVGVSDLGKNAERIGKFLKAMRK, from the coding sequence GTGCAGGAGAAGAGTAAGCCATCGGTAGTCGCGATAGCGGGTTTTCTTGTCGCCCTGATGGCGGGCCTCGCTGCCCTCTTAGCCGGCCCCTGCACGAGCTTTGGGCTCTGGAACTTCCGGACCGGCATCACGGTGCTCAAGTGGGCCGCTTACGGAGGGGCCGCGGGGGCTGTCTTGTCGCTCATCGGGCTCATGGCGTCTCTCCGCATCGTCATACTTCGGGGTTTCTTCTGGGCACTCATCGGGGTTGTCATCGGCTCTCTCCTCATGGGTATCATGCTGCACTGGAAAGAGGCGGCAGAGGTCCTGCCGAGGATTCACGACGTCACTACCGACACGAAAAACCCGCCGGAGTTCGTCCAGATCCTGAGGCTCCGGAAGAGCGACGAAAACTCCCCTGTTTATGAAGGCGGGGAAGTGGCGGCCCGGCAGCGGAAGGCATATCCCGAAATCGTGCCCCTCAATCTCCCCCTTCCTCCTGATCAGGCCTTCGAGAAGGCCCTCGCTACGGCAAGGAATCTCGGATGGCAGATCATTGATGCTGACGAGAATGCTGGGCGTATCGAGGCGGTCGCGACTACCCTAATATTCGGATTCAAGGACGACATCGTGATCAGGGTAAGGCCCCGGGATTCGGGCAGTTTGATCGATATCCGGTCTGAATCCCGCGTCGGCGTCAGCGACCTCGGCAAGAACGCGGAGCGGATAGGGAAGTTCCTCAAAGCGATGAGGAAATGA
- a CDS encoding DUF1847 domain-containing protein, with protein sequence MTKFSCNLCGAVWQKEGKTNCWSADPAEAPAKPAHCPSRTHMEKINESFDIYKGNGVDAKIARVATRVEGLCYEPVPGSNAVHARWTRVEDTIAFAKLMGYRKIGIATCIGLLDETNRLSLILKAQGFEPLSVCCKSGSKDKLDLGVEEKDKVRPGTFEPACNPIAQARLLNEEGTDMNIIVGLCVGHDMLFSKHSAAPVTTLVVKDRVTGHNPASVLYGQNFYYRRLQTEQVETTHRKRRA encoded by the coding sequence ATGACGAAATTCAGTTGCAATCTCTGCGGTGCCGTATGGCAGAAGGAAGGCAAGACAAACTGCTGGAGCGCCGATCCTGCCGAGGCTCCTGCCAAGCCGGCCCATTGCCCTTCGAGAACGCATATGGAGAAGATCAACGAAAGCTTCGATATCTATAAGGGCAATGGCGTGGATGCGAAGATCGCGCGCGTCGCCACCCGCGTCGAAGGCCTCTGCTACGAGCCCGTCCCCGGCAGCAATGCAGTCCATGCCCGCTGGACCCGCGTTGAGGACACGATCGCCTTTGCCAAACTGATGGGGTATCGGAAGATAGGGATCGCCACCTGCATCGGCCTGCTGGATGAGACGAACCGTCTCTCCCTTATCCTGAAGGCTCAGGGGTTCGAGCCGCTCTCTGTCTGCTGCAAAAGCGGCAGCAAAGACAAGCTCGATCTCGGCGTTGAAGAGAAGGACAAGGTGCGGCCCGGGACCTTCGAGCCGGCGTGCAATCCGATCGCCCAGGCGAGGCTCTTGAATGAAGAGGGGACAGACATGAACATCATCGTCGGCCTCTGTGTCGGCCACGACATGCTCTTCAGCAAACACTCTGCCGCTCCGGTCACGACTCTCGTCGTCAAAGACAGGGTGACAGGCCACAACCCGGCGAGCGTGCTCTACGGCCAGAACTTCTACTACCGCCGACTCCAGACCGAACAGGTTGAGACTACCCACAGAAAGAGACGCGCTTAG
- the hfq gene encoding RNA chaperone Hfq, with protein sequence MTMPNNLQDNYLNQLRKDKTPVVVYLTNGVRLKGVIRGFDSFVIVLKETTQQLIYKHAISTIVPEKDVDLRFEEAGG encoded by the coding sequence ATGACTATGCCGAATAACCTGCAGGACAATTACCTGAATCAGCTCAGGAAGGATAAGACTCCTGTGGTCGTCTATCTCACGAACGGGGTAAGGCTGAAGGGTGTCATCAGGGGATTCGACAGTTTCGTCATCGTGCTGAAAGAGACGACGCAGCAATTAATCTATAAACATGCCATTTCTACGATCGTGCCGGAGAAAGACGTTGACCTGCGGTTTGAAGAGGCCGGTGGCTGA
- a CDS encoding OsmC family protein, with protein sequence MEKEKDELKESLTGYKEKVAPITKGTLTWERELIFQGRTQRGYEIDFDAEIQWGCAPTESLLLSLAGCMGIDMVMFLQKMKATITNFKIEIMGERNPTPPQYFKAVEMILHISGENIKPKNVERAIALSQEKYCSVYNSLRSDLKASVKYILNEGTPA encoded by the coding sequence TTGGAAAAGGAAAAGGACGAGCTGAAGGAATCATTGACAGGGTATAAGGAGAAGGTGGCGCCGATAACGAAGGGGACCCTGACGTGGGAAAGGGAGCTCATCTTTCAGGGCAGGACGCAGAGGGGGTACGAGATCGATTTCGATGCCGAGATCCAGTGGGGGTGCGCTCCGACAGAGAGCCTCCTCCTCAGTCTCGCAGGGTGCATGGGCATCGACATGGTGATGTTCCTCCAGAAGATGAAGGCGACGATCACCAATTTCAAGATCGAGATCATGGGCGAGAGAAACCCGACGCCGCCCCAGTACTTCAAGGCGGTCGAGATGATCCTCCATATATCGGGGGAAAATATCAAGCCGAAGAATGTCGAAAGGGCGATCGCCCTCTCTCAGGAGAAATACTGCTCCGTTTATAATTCCCTTCGCAGCGACCTCAAGGCGAGCGTGAAATATATCCTCAATGAGGGAACCCCGGCGTAG
- a CDS encoding DUF2277 domain-containing protein — MCRNIKTLFNFDPPVTDDEVRAASLQFVKKISGLSRPSKINEAAFLAAVDEVAKVSRDLLASLETNAPPRNREEEAAKARARAARRLRI; from the coding sequence ATGTGCAGGAACATCAAGACGCTCTTCAACTTCGACCCGCCCGTGACGGATGATGAGGTGCGCGCAGCCTCACTGCAATTCGTGAAGAAAATCAGTGGTCTCAGCAGGCCATCGAAAATCAATGAAGCCGCGTTCCTTGCGGCTGTTGATGAGGTAGCAAAAGTATCGAGAGATCTTCTCGCCTCGCTCGAGACGAATGCGCCTCCGAGGAACCGCGAGGAAGAGGCTGCCAAGGCGCGGGCACGCGCTGCCCGGCGGCTCCGGATATAG
- a CDS encoding HD domain-containing phosphohydrolase, which produces MDTLRLQYPVHTGDKRLLLPAGAILSMETLDDLISSSKATSYRTHPLFKYGSVKKDLLHQMERPPYDFIFSGREKIESVMGMLEKVRLVTPVLDSLGYFKKDDYHTYCHVLMVFALSTLIARDLLPDSLGWMYEASTGPTHDIGKICVPMHVLKKVTPLTRTERRMMDHHSVAGYVLLSYFQKDPRNLAAIIARDHHERRDGSGVPRGIRLTDLAVEIIVICDVYDALISPRPYRPDPYDNRTAIEEITKLAEMNKIGWEVVKSLVAHNRREKPEHREVEVSREKRGTPPSPNFYGIVREDDNASGLAHEKRRHRRVALTGTATLKPKGKRDVQPVQTMIADISLSGMGVYADNPIEEGVSFSIDIYFVSLEGSMATVSVSGNTCFVRQIKDIYFVGIHFKEELDPIKHPSLYNYLLCI; this is translated from the coding sequence ATGGATACCCTGAGGCTTCAGTACCCTGTTCACACGGGTGATAAGCGGCTGTTGCTGCCTGCCGGTGCCATCCTTTCCATGGAGACCCTGGATGATTTGATATCTTCCAGCAAAGCGACGTCCTATCGAACCCATCCGCTGTTCAAATACGGGAGCGTAAAAAAGGACTTGCTCCATCAGATGGAGAGGCCCCCGTATGATTTTATTTTTTCCGGCCGAGAGAAGATCGAATCGGTCATGGGCATGCTTGAGAAGGTTCGCCTTGTCACGCCCGTCTTAGACTCACTCGGTTATTTCAAGAAGGACGATTACCACACCTATTGTCACGTTCTCATGGTCTTCGCTCTCTCAACCTTGATCGCCAGGGATCTGCTGCCCGATTCCCTCGGGTGGATGTATGAAGCTTCAACCGGGCCCACTCACGATATCGGCAAGATCTGTGTACCGATGCATGTCTTGAAGAAAGTCACCCCGCTCACGAGGACCGAGAGGCGCATGATGGATCACCATTCTGTCGCTGGCTATGTTCTCCTCAGCTACTTCCAGAAAGATCCAAGAAACCTTGCGGCGATCATCGCGAGGGATCATCATGAGAGGAGGGACGGCTCAGGGGTGCCGCGCGGTATACGGCTTACGGACCTCGCGGTCGAGATAATAGTAATATGCGATGTGTACGATGCCCTGATCTCTCCGAGACCTTACCGTCCCGATCCATACGATAACAGGACAGCTATCGAGGAAATCACGAAGCTGGCTGAAATGAATAAGATCGGATGGGAAGTGGTAAAGTCGCTCGTGGCGCACAACCGCAGGGAAAAGCCTGAACACCGCGAAGTAGAAGTCTCACGGGAGAAGAGGGGCACTCCGCCGTCGCCCAATTTCTACGGAATTGTGCGGGAAGATGACAATGCCTCCGGACTCGCCCATGAGAAACGGAGGCACCGGAGAGTTGCCTTAACGGGTACCGCCACACTCAAGCCGAAAGGAAAGAGAGACGTTCAACCGGTTCAGACGATGATAGCCGATATTTCTCTGTCGGGAATGGGGGTGTATGCCGATAACCCGATAGAGGAGGGCGTCTCCTTTTCGATCGATATCTATTTCGTTTCCCTTGAAGGTTCGATGGCAACCGTTTCGGTATCAGGGAATACCTGTTTCGTCAGACAGATTAAGGATATCTATTTCGTCGGAATTCATTTCAAGGAAGAACTTGACCCCATAAAACACCCGTCGTTGTATAACTACCTTCTCTGCATTTAG
- a CDS encoding DinB family protein, giving the protein MRYDFLVDTYDIERLKTLNVWSMFRDEDLAVRPDPLLKRDRNPLEHMVHQCLSENKWFSNMFGIDVGAPPLPAKETRLEFIKRYAEDSGKRLLLLREREDAWWEDEASFFDVKRSRAWIMVRRIAHTAHHRAEMTTLLRLLGRQVHSVYGPSVDTGGLPDNKALTIYAYPDIDSIIEGESRGSAKKALPGPGDRPSTERPD; this is encoded by the coding sequence ATGAGGTATGATTTTCTCGTCGATACCTATGACATCGAGCGGCTCAAGACCCTGAACGTCTGGAGCATGTTCAGGGACGAGGACCTCGCGGTCCGTCCCGATCCGCTCCTCAAGAGGGACAGGAATCCCCTCGAGCATATGGTCCATCAGTGCCTCAGTGAAAACAAATGGTTCTCCAACATGTTCGGCATAGATGTCGGCGCCCCTCCCCTGCCGGCGAAGGAGACTCGCCTCGAATTTATAAAACGGTACGCAGAGGATTCGGGAAAGCGGCTGCTCTTGCTCAGGGAAAGGGAAGATGCCTGGTGGGAAGACGAGGCCTCTTTCTTCGATGTGAAGAGGTCAAGGGCCTGGATCATGGTGAGGAGGATAGCGCATACCGCCCATCACCGGGCAGAGATGACGACGCTCCTGAGGCTCCTGGGAAGGCAGGTCCACAGCGTGTATGGGCCTTCAGTCGATACGGGCGGGCTGCCGGACAACAAGGCCCTCACCATCTACGCCTATCCGGACATAGATTCAATCATCGAAGGCGAATCGAGGGGCAGTGCGAAGAAGGCCCTGCCGGGCCCCGGAGACAGGCCGAGCACGGAACGGCCCGATTGA